Below is a genomic region from Methanobacterium sp..
AAACTAAATATGAATAGCATAATCCCTAAAACTCCTCCTGCAATGCCTCCTACTTTATAACTTCTATGGTTTTCTATAGTAAGGTAGGTAGCAATGAAACCAATAATAATCAGTGAAAATACACCGCTTATTCCCAGTAAATATAAAAGAACAGATCCTATTACAATACTAATGATTATAGATTCACCCATAGTATATTTGGCCATTTTATTTCTTCCTAAAGCTTAAACAATTAAAGCTATTTTCATACTTCCTTATATGATTTTCTAATATTAATAATTTTTAGGCATGCCAAAACGTTTATATTGTATCGTATATAACTATGATTAAGTAAAAATTTAGGTGAACCTAATGGCCGAAAAGTATACACTAAGTGAAAATGTCGAAGAATACTTGGAAATTCTCTACAAACTCAGCCCACATGGAGAACAGGTAAGCACTTCACAAATATCAGATAATTTAAGAATTTCTCCTGCAAGTGTTACTCAAATGCTAAAAAAACTAGCAGATACAGGATACGTTGAATATTCACCATATAAAGGAGCTGTATTAACCGAAAAAGGACTCAAAATCGCAAAAAAAATTACCAGAAAACACAGGTTACTTGAAAGATTTTTATGCGATATCCTCAAAATTAAAAAAGATAAAATCCATGAACAGGCTTGTGAGATGGAACATACACTTTCAGATGATGCAGAAAGAGCACTATGCCACCTCCTTGAACATCCTAATAAATGTCCAGGGGATAACGTTATTCCTGAATGTGATTTAAAGTTTACAAGTTGTGAAGAATGTTTATTGCAGAAAGAAGAAGATTTAGAAGAAGTAGGAAAACGTAATCAAAATCTTGTATCAATAGTTGATCTTAAGGAACGTAATAAAGGAAAAGTAAGTTTCATAAGAGGGGATCATAAGGTAATTCGAAGACTTTTAGACATGGGAATTACCATTGGGGCTATTATTAGAGTGATGAAAGTTGCACCTTTATGCGGTCCTGTGGAAGTTGCAGTAAGGGGTTCAAAACTTGCACTTGGACACGATATAGCATCAAACGTTTTTGTTGAAGCTGTTGATGAAGAGGGGTGCTGATTTTGGTTAAAACCTATAAAAGTAACTCTCGAGAATCATGGAAGGGTAAAGATCATAGACACAGACACCGAAAGAGGGGAAAAGATAGGGAATTAACGGTTGCACTTGCAGGAAATGCAAATGTAGGTAAAAGTGTAATTTTTAATGAACTAACAGGCTCAAATCAGATTGTAGGAAACTGGCCAGGTAAAACAATTGAACGAGCAGAAGGAAAACTCTATTTTAACGGTTATAATATTGATATAATTGATTTACCTGGGATTTATTCTTTTTCAACCTTTTCAATGGAAGAAATAGTATCAAGGGAGTATATAGCCTTTGAAAAGCCTGACGTTGTGATTAATGTTGTTGATGCTGCAGTCCTGGAGCGTAATCTATTTTTTACAATGCAATTAATAGAAATGGAAGTTCCACTTATTGTATGTGTTAATCAAATTGATATAGCCAAACAAAAAGGGATTGTCATTGATATAGCCAAACTTCAG
It encodes:
- a CDS encoding metal-dependent transcriptional regulator: MAEKYTLSENVEEYLEILYKLSPHGEQVSTSQISDNLRISPASVTQMLKKLADTGYVEYSPYKGAVLTEKGLKIAKKITRKHRLLERFLCDILKIKKDKIHEQACEMEHTLSDDAERALCHLLEHPNKCPGDNVIPECDLKFTSCEECLLQKEEDLEEVGKRNQNLVSIVDLKERNKGKVSFIRGDHKVIRRLLDMGITIGAIIRVMKVAPLCGPVEVAVRGSKLALGHDIASNVFVEAVDEEGC